In the Victivallis sp. Marseille-Q1083 genome, one interval contains:
- a CDS encoding lysophospholipid acyltransferase family protein: MGILKKKFRKIQKLPTWLFWLPARLLQLIGHGLYRVRIVDPHDYIHQARGNVVVTWHNRLLFFPVLMPKVARQRTVAVVSPSRDGQYITDLISFLQVKSLRGSSKSRGAHAQLEAVRAIRNGYHVAFTPDGPRGPKYRMSRGPIHLAGVTGVGIIPLSVNASRYWEIKSWDRFQIPKPGATLTLVLGEMMQVPEAVDDNRLEEYREQLERRLMAITVDVPPKTS; the protein is encoded by the coding sequence ATGGGAATATTGAAGAAGAAATTCCGGAAAATCCAGAAATTGCCGACCTGGCTTTTCTGGCTGCCGGCCAGATTGCTGCAGTTGATCGGCCATGGATTGTACCGGGTGAGGATTGTTGATCCGCATGATTATATCCACCAGGCGCGCGGCAATGTGGTGGTTACCTGGCACAATCGTCTGCTGTTTTTTCCGGTCTTGATGCCGAAGGTGGCCCGGCAGCGGACCGTGGCGGTGGTCAGTCCGTCCCGCGACGGGCAGTATATCACCGATTTGATCTCTTTTCTGCAAGTCAAAAGTTTGCGCGGTTCGTCGAAATCGCGCGGCGCCCATGCCCAGCTGGAAGCGGTGCGGGCGATTCGCAACGGCTATCATGTCGCTTTCACGCCGGACGGCCCGCGCGGGCCGAAATACCGCATGAGCCGCGGCCCGATTCATCTGGCCGGCGTTACCGGCGTCGGAATCATTCCCCTGAGTGTCAATGCTTCGCGTTATTGGGAAATTAAAAGCTGGGACCGCTTTCAAATTCCGAAGCCGGGGGCGACGCTGACGCTGGTGCTCGGTGAAATGATGCAGGTGCCGGAAGCGGTGGACGATAACCGGCTGGAAGAATATCGGGAACAGCTGGAGCGGCGGCTGATGGCCATAACCGTCGATGTCCCGCCGAAGACAAGTTGA
- a CDS encoding DUF4347 domain-containing protein produces the protein MYQLEDRILFDGAAVFDAAAAAAAQETADAAAAAEPGENGGEHQDGNNHHDGAQQHQQGAGVQVTPEGLDNLTGEHGIDVGALGDYYQKTLAEHGKVNILLVSSTLENADALIQAADSDTIIIKYDAHETTAAQLIQQLNEALGGEKADSIGFLTAGEDGSVEIFADGATTLDSLHDQVQQDFWSNIENMLSADGRVDLFASNVASGDDGKALVDAIADLTDHTVAASDDVTGDADAGGNWALEYVTDGGSGDVISEYFDVAQLDSFDHRLEEPTEVVFIESSVAGKEDIINSLGKHAEVVILDPGNGFDQITEYLADRTDIDSIHIFSHGNDGFINLGDQQINADFLQHHADDLAAWGDAMTEHGDILLYGCNVAETDAGQHFVDQLAHYTGADVAASDNAVGAKGDWVMEYTTGAIEAAVVVVADYDYSLTNWVINSIRDIDPQLNDPGEITLRYALANAADGDLISFAALSGMIDKTDPDGNPYAGTTITINAELGQFEINNCVTINGSIDLGNGVYTPATINAADNSRVFYINATPTSDGTIVNLQKMIITGGHASTADITDPAAGNGGGVYITSNSEVNMWQVQVEGNRADLDGGGIYNTGKLTFWGQVESYFIADIMSNVAGNSGGGIFNSSSGDLYIYGHDMDISVFSNTAENGSGGAIYSAADFVAYHVYVAGNSAVNGNGGGIAVNGGTGETIMIWVDVADNRAGNGGGISYEQGNSLSLYNCRVDSNTALQDGGGIYFVHNSGHLKMDVTPTSGILMPDGKYVGVANIENSVSGNEAVNGSGGGLYIGYSGDVSFFLANINNNFAYVDGGGIYMANAGDLALEDSELSYGRAGTGDGGGIWYDGGGDGTGTLSIKTSMIAYSLAGATGVDGSGGGIYQIAGSLLLENVTMAFNAANLNGGAVYLGTGTLSAYFVTFAYNGVDWGEGAQIYVAGAAGQTDQVSIVNTIIYNDKNDYWGYENLASQIRLSENRKVVQFENNIYSHYYLDSAQLGKYALTVAEMGGAQKVAANRLIGSSEAKMLEIQQNLYLDTELKYHANYRTKALAILYKESWAYTGGIAVSGIDYDQRGNNRVGYGADGKLNEAPSIGAFEPIFYVTVNSKDDDSRMYYGHSVETDGFVLIHDDQGRYLKYALQDGMTLREAMYWMDTYDRSAAFEAKVYDGDRFVKFDSTVFSAENEDNIIQLKYGAVYVVWNKEIMVSSVAKNDPNDPNDYNDRPDNIYWSQDVSYRVTVDGGKNNADSAKDQVFYFSRGTNVILNNLNIQNGFVNRDIDTYGNLAGGGGIYNLGRLVLNNILVVNNEAHNTGGNGPYSNSGLGGGIYNGLGAELYLYDTTVRGNSANMSSDQDHVVTHTGLGGGIYNEGLVVIERSNLSGNKVNGAAVDYSSDSAKGGGIYNLGQLYIANTTIAQNEVSVNKFMENDTGSGAAIYNAGGLICSYYNTIVYNTSVINNPGEAADGKYDFLGAVAVINGELNLSNTILAYNRLELMSSPAGLEVIDLYVGDKVSVKVDKENGSDATHNVIGGYRGSFDWSAEGLSNIVGDSTGSIKNLNLDTEMRYNGGLTKSYRVMDGSILLGAGSVIVNAAPFHYLDTDQRHVNRDQKDRYGSTNRNIGSYESLTEIVVKDNADIDPGVMVDGYDFEHDVSLSDPDRIWNLREALQYIDADGVITFDRTAETWTADTIALVHGQVNISHGILIDGNLGDGIRLTIEGNGDSRIFNIASTYTAQTLIDVTLANLILTGGSANGSGAAGNGGAIYAKENLTLSNVLVDGNKAANFGGGIFSAIGSITLKDGTVVSHNTAYQGGGLYVDASQVGLKIDQSMVIYNTAAISGGGIYLVGADSNINRSTIGYNTATQGNGGGIYSQASDLTIVNSTLSNNTSGMNGGAIAYTGGGQLNINFATIANNVSGTYNHVQNLGGGLYQSAGELVLTNSVVAQNYTTNADGSQVRNDLYIARSVGMDIRYSALGVFNFSSSLVNGADLNNLLFVDNPDKAGEYAWSELKLDTVLTPVDGGTMIVTVFNGSALIGKGNSNDPVKVTVDQNGAERPNSATIGAVEMETTKYIYQGDLHGGGVYNLDNWLSEDGRNPKSWDNATFVIDGALTQVVAFDDAGQVWGAGKRTDLEIINDAQVTIADDAEVQATAEVGDSSSLVVLGLFNGAITINDTATLTLTSLQTDNISLTVSDNATDSTVIYNYAGTETQTVLAGNYGNLTLTDSDKACSTNITVNGDLTMGDVTLSAGSVVVYGNVYAAGAVGGDIVAASGVVIGDGSRQVEVTLNSVEAMGNVDIVLGSQSSLSVGEINTAIGSVDITLGSGSTLAVDELHSAVGSVLMDGGGAAIDVKNISAGTQVEITNAGSVSVGSVTAVKVDIEAFADVTVDSFTATGGSSSIVSESGRVFLTDVFVNGVFSAYSGGGNLSIAGGGEIYAQKGVNLVSENWILVDDHAVISAGRGSDVVLRAEMINLSNAQVGNTDKTNMVMWTGDLNAFGDNAIYAGGIEFDSDAYINVSDYSSLFFYTGQRGIELTGDASQSTGEVVFDVNNITVADTGTIGFVSDGAISLTNIAGTAADGIRGTLLVNGSDVIISDVEFNYANLIFEGNITLRGDFLTQHDVDFRGNVKLDAPGRTITVTSEQGSVSMSGTVEALNGEGLVLDAETFARIGNMLNLSSLEVHANDAIYLNGVVRTTGAITLHNDVVLEGDSGLYGQSLLVEGDLQMDHNLTVNVNDGRIDGSLYMQSSQPLTLALTGALAIGQDVVLSCAAGATFTGGRLDIGGDFRFDEGRLAVENGSIWIRGSQNSSADRYFMTNGNGLVYLNLTAGSTADLYIGDATHVTTVTLTAAPGEGSEMIGVGTFTPVTDVGTPNGGPLFSYDTVVNRVWTIVRDGSGLDLSMTITPDKSEIGQGLGDQGKLFVYRDGWKQADGLVATGSYAIGLNEKSFDGPYAPHGLNAWQFNDYSMRLHDIMLPRPKLDEGERSWQLMSQEWRSQLETNPLGGQVPPLGTTYDMLLAVQGRISLTDGLSVYGSPLGPDELGIVDLMDLDDTNNDPLVEEATDDKAALEALLSELAEREYLQEKHPAFRSDVDRMLDMILAS, from the coding sequence ATGTATCAGCTTGAAGATCGAATCCTTTTTGATGGTGCGGCCGTATTTGATGCGGCGGCGGCGGCGGCGGCGCAGGAAACGGCCGATGCGGCGGCGGCGGCGGAACCCGGCGAAAACGGCGGGGAACACCAGGACGGCAATAATCATCACGACGGAGCTCAGCAGCATCAGCAGGGCGCCGGCGTGCAGGTTACTCCGGAGGGATTGGACAATCTGACCGGCGAGCATGGGATTGATGTTGGTGCCCTTGGCGACTATTACCAGAAAACCCTGGCCGAACATGGTAAAGTCAATATCCTGCTGGTTTCTTCCACGCTTGAAAATGCCGACGCCCTCATTCAAGCCGCGGATAGCGATACCATCATCATCAAATATGACGCGCATGAGACGACTGCCGCTCAATTGATCCAGCAACTCAACGAGGCGCTGGGTGGCGAGAAAGCCGATTCGATCGGATTTTTGACTGCCGGAGAAGACGGCAGCGTGGAAATTTTTGCCGATGGCGCGACGACGCTGGATTCGCTCCACGATCAGGTGCAGCAGGATTTCTGGAGCAATATCGAGAATATGTTGTCCGCTGACGGCCGGGTGGATTTGTTTGCCTCGAATGTCGCGTCGGGTGACGACGGCAAGGCGTTGGTCGATGCGATTGCCGATTTGACCGATCATACGGTGGCGGCGAGCGACGATGTGACCGGCGACGCCGATGCCGGCGGCAATTGGGCGCTGGAATATGTGACCGACGGCGGCAGCGGCGATGTGATCTCCGAATATTTTGATGTCGCGCAATTGGACAGTTTTGACCACCGGCTCGAAGAACCGACCGAGGTGGTGTTTATCGAATCGTCGGTGGCCGGCAAAGAGGACATCATCAATTCACTCGGCAAGCATGCCGAAGTGGTCATTCTGGACCCGGGCAATGGGTTCGACCAGATTACCGAATACCTGGCGGATCGCACTGATATCGACAGCATTCATATTTTCAGCCACGGCAACGATGGCTTCATCAATCTCGGTGATCAGCAGATCAATGCTGATTTCCTGCAGCATCATGCCGATGATCTGGCGGCGTGGGGCGATGCGATGACCGAGCATGGCGACATCCTGCTCTACGGTTGCAACGTCGCTGAAACCGATGCGGGACAGCATTTTGTCGACCAGTTGGCGCATTATACCGGCGCCGATGTGGCCGCTTCCGACAACGCAGTCGGCGCCAAGGGCGACTGGGTGATGGAGTATACCACCGGAGCGATTGAAGCGGCGGTGGTTGTGGTGGCCGACTACGATTATTCGTTGACCAACTGGGTGATCAACAGTATTCGTGATATTGATCCGCAGTTGAACGATCCGGGCGAGATCACTTTGCGTTATGCGTTGGCCAATGCGGCCGATGGCGATTTGATCAGTTTTGCCGCCCTGAGCGGGATGATCGACAAAACGGATCCTGATGGCAATCCTTATGCCGGCACGACAATTACGATCAATGCCGAATTGGGACAGTTTGAAATCAATAATTGCGTGACGATCAACGGTTCTATTGACCTTGGGAATGGGGTTTATACTCCGGCAACGATTAACGCCGCGGACAACTCTCGGGTATTTTATATCAATGCCACACCGACCAGCGATGGAACGATTGTCAATCTCCAAAAGATGATTATTACCGGTGGTCATGCTTCCACCGCGGATATCACCGATCCGGCGGCCGGTAACGGCGGTGGGGTTTATATCACTTCCAACAGCGAAGTCAATATGTGGCAGGTTCAGGTGGAAGGTAATCGGGCCGATCTGGATGGCGGCGGTATTTACAATACCGGTAAATTAACCTTCTGGGGACAGGTTGAGAGCTATTTTATTGCTGATATCATGTCTAATGTGGCTGGCAACTCCGGTGGCGGCATTTTCAATAGCTCCAGTGGTGATTTGTATATTTACGGTCATGATATGGATATCTCTGTCTTTTCCAATACTGCGGAAAACGGTTCCGGTGGCGCTATTTACAGTGCAGCCGATTTTGTTGCCTATCATGTTTATGTTGCAGGCAACAGTGCAGTAAATGGTAATGGTGGTGGTATCGCGGTTAATGGCGGTACGGGAGAAACTATCATGATCTGGGTTGACGTTGCTGACAATCGTGCCGGTAACGGTGGTGGAATCAGTTATGAGCAGGGAAATTCTCTGTCACTTTACAACTGCCGGGTAGATTCCAATACAGCCCTGCAGGATGGTGGCGGTATTTATTTTGTTCATAATAGCGGTCATCTGAAAATGGATGTCACCCCGACTTCCGGAATACTGATGCCGGATGGGAAATATGTCGGTGTTGCCAATATCGAAAATAGTGTTTCCGGCAATGAAGCTGTTAATGGTTCTGGCGGTGGGCTATATATTGGGTATAGTGGTGATGTGAGTTTTTTCCTAGCCAATATCAACAATAACTTCGCTTATGTTGATGGTGGTGGTATTTATATGGCCAATGCGGGTGATCTGGCCTTGGAAGATTCCGAGCTTAGTTACGGACGGGCGGGTACTGGCGATGGCGGTGGTATCTGGTATGATGGCGGCGGTGATGGTACCGGAACTTTGTCGATTAAGACCAGCATGATTGCCTATTCGCTGGCTGGAGCGACCGGAGTTGATGGTTCCGGCGGCGGGATCTATCAGATTGCCGGTTCCCTGTTGCTGGAAAATGTGACAATGGCTTTCAATGCCGCCAACTTGAATGGCGGTGCCGTTTATCTTGGCACTGGCACTTTGAGTGCTTATTTTGTGACTTTTGCCTATAATGGCGTGGATTGGGGTGAGGGGGCACAGATTTACGTTGCCGGAGCCGCGGGGCAGACCGATCAGGTTAGCATCGTCAATACGATCATTTATAACGACAAAAATGACTATTGGGGGTACGAGAATCTTGCTTCTCAGATCCGTCTTTCTGAAAATCGGAAAGTCGTACAGTTCGAGAATAATATTTACAGTCATTATTATCTCGACAGCGCTCAACTTGGCAAGTATGCTTTGACGGTTGCGGAAATGGGGGGAGCGCAGAAGGTTGCCGCTAATCGCCTGATCGGCTCTTCTGAAGCGAAAATGCTGGAAATTCAGCAAAATTTGTATCTGGATACCGAATTGAAATATCATGCCAATTACCGGACCAAGGCTCTGGCAATCCTTTACAAGGAGAGTTGGGCTTATACCGGCGGTATTGCAGTGAGCGGTATCGACTATGACCAGCGCGGCAACAACCGGGTGGGTTATGGTGCCGATGGGAAATTGAACGAGGCCCCGAGTATCGGTGCTTTTGAGCCGATCTTTTATGTGACGGTGAACAGTAAAGACGATGATTCTCGAATGTATTATGGTCATAGTGTGGAGACGGATGGTTTTGTGCTCATTCACGATGACCAGGGACGTTATCTGAAGTATGCATTGCAGGATGGAATGACCCTCCGGGAAGCGATGTACTGGATGGATACTTATGATCGTTCTGCCGCTTTCGAGGCCAAGGTGTATGATGGCGATCGCTTTGTCAAATTTGACAGCACGGTATTTTCCGCTGAGAATGAGGACAATATCATCCAGTTGAAATACGGGGCGGTCTATGTGGTTTGGAATAAGGAGATCATGGTCAGTTCGGTGGCCAAGAACGACCCGAATGATCCGAACGATTACAATGACCGGCCGGATAACATTTACTGGTCACAGGATGTCTCCTACCGGGTGACGGTCGACGGTGGCAAAAACAATGCCGACAGCGCGAAGGATCAGGTGTTCTATTTCTCCCGCGGGACGAATGTGATTCTGAATAATTTAAATATTCAGAATGGTTTCGTTAACCGGGATATTGATACCTATGGAAATCTGGCCGGTGGCGGCGGTATTTACAATCTGGGCCGGTTGGTCTTGAACAATATTTTGGTTGTCAACAATGAAGCACACAATACCGGCGGGAATGGTCCCTATAGCAATTCCGGCTTGGGTGGCGGCATTTACAATGGCTTGGGTGCGGAGTTATATCTGTATGATACCACGGTGCGGGGCAATTCAGCCAATATGTCCTCTGATCAAGACCATGTGGTGACCCATACCGGTTTGGGCGGTGGTATCTACAATGAAGGATTGGTGGTCATTGAGCGTTCCAATCTCTCTGGAAACAAGGTCAACGGCGCGGCGGTGGATTATTCAAGCGATTCAGCCAAGGGCGGTGGCATTTACAATCTGGGACAGCTCTATATTGCCAATACGACGATCGCTCAGAATGAAGTATCTGTCAACAAGTTCATGGAAAACGATACCGGTAGCGGTGCGGCAATTTATAACGCCGGAGGTTTGATCTGTTCTTATTACAATACGATTGTTTATAACACTTCAGTAATCAATAATCCTGGTGAAGCCGCCGATGGGAAATATGATTTCCTCGGCGCGGTTGCGGTGATTAACGGAGAATTGAATCTCTCCAATACGATTCTGGCGTACAATCGGCTTGAACTGATGTCCAGCCCGGCGGGACTGGAAGTGATCGATTTGTATGTCGGTGACAAAGTTTCGGTGAAAGTTGATAAAGAAAATGGTAGCGATGCGACGCACAATGTAATCGGCGGTTATCGTGGTTCTTTCGATTGGAGTGCGGAAGGTTTGTCCAATATCGTTGGAGATTCGACAGGCTCCATCAAAAATTTGAATTTGGATACGGAAATGCGTTACAATGGCGGATTGACCAAATCCTATCGGGTGATGGATGGCAGTATTCTGCTGGGTGCCGGTTCGGTGATTGTCAATGCCGCGCCTTTCCATTACCTGGACACCGATCAGCGCCATGTCAATCGTGACCAGAAAGATCGTTATGGAAGCACCAATCGCAATATCGGCTCTTACGAATCTTTGACGGAAATTGTGGTCAAGGATAATGCTGACATTGATCCGGGCGTGATGGTCGATGGTTATGATTTCGAGCATGATGTATCGCTGTCCGATCCGGACCGTATCTGGAATTTGCGCGAAGCGTTGCAGTATATTGACGCCGATGGCGTCATTACGTTTGACCGGACTGCCGAAACGTGGACGGCGGATACCATCGCCTTGGTGCACGGTCAAGTCAATATTTCTCATGGGATTCTGATCGACGGAAATTTGGGAGACGGAATTCGGCTGACGATTGAAGGGAATGGTGACAGCCGGATCTTCAATATTGCCAGCACTTATACTGCTCAGACGCTGATTGATGTGACCCTGGCCAATCTGATTTTGACCGGCGGGTCGGCGAATGGCTCGGGGGCGGCCGGTAACGGCGGCGCGATCTATGCGAAAGAGAATTTGACGTTGAGCAACGTCTTGGTCGATGGTAATAAAGCGGCTAATTTCGGCGGCGGTATTTTCTCGGCGATCGGCAGCATTACGCTGAAAGATGGTACGGTGGTTTCTCATAATACCGCTTATCAGGGCGGCGGTCTCTATGTCGATGCGTCTCAGGTCGGTTTGAAGATTGATCAGAGCATGGTGATTTACAATACTGCAGCGATCAGCGGTGGCGGTATTTATCTGGTTGGTGCCGATTCTAATATTAACCGGAGCACAATCGGTTACAATACCGCGACTCAAGGCAATGGCGGCGGCATTTATTCGCAGGCGTCGGATTTGACGATAGTCAACTCGACGTTGAGCAACAACACTTCCGGCATGAATGGTGGAGCTATCGCCTATACGGGTGGCGGTCAGTTGAACATCAATTTTGCGACGATTGCCAACAATGTCAGCGGTACTTACAATCATGTTCAGAATTTGGGCGGTGGTCTGTATCAAAGTGCCGGTGAATTGGTATTGACCAATAGTGTTGTCGCCCAGAATTACACGACGAATGCCGACGGTAGCCAGGTGCGCAATGACCTTTATATTGCGCGCAGTGTCGGTATGGATATTCGGTACAGTGCGTTGGGCGTTTTCAACTTCTCCAGCAGTCTGGTCAATGGAGCCGATCTGAATAACCTGTTGTTTGTCGACAATCCTGACAAGGCGGGTGAATATGCCTGGAGTGAGTTGAAGCTCGATACGGTCTTGACCCCGGTCGACGGCGGTACGATGATCGTGACGGTATTCAACGGCAGTGCGCTGATCGGCAAGGGTAATTCCAACGACCCGGTGAAGGTGACGGTTGACCAGAACGGGGCGGAGCGTCCGAATAGTGCGACGATCGGCGCCGTTGAAATGGAAACCACCAAATATATCTATCAGGGCGATTTGCATGGCGGCGGCGTTTACAACCTCGATAACTGGTTGAGCGAGGATGGCCGGAACCCGAAGAGTTGGGACAATGCGACCTTCGTGATCGACGGCGCTTTGACCCAGGTGGTGGCATTTGACGATGCCGGGCAGGTCTGGGGCGCCGGAAAACGTACTGATCTGGAAATCATCAACGATGCCCAGGTGACGATTGCCGATGATGCGGAAGTGCAGGCGACGGCGGAAGTCGGCGATAGCAGCTCGCTGGTGGTGCTGGGATTGTTCAACGGTGCCATTACGATCAACGATACGGCGACCTTGACGCTGACATCGCTGCAGACCGACAACATTTCGTTGACGGTTTCCGACAATGCAACCGATTCGACGGTGATTTACAACTACGCCGGCACGGAAACGCAGACGGTGCTGGCCGGCAACTATGGCAACCTGACGCTGACGGACAGCGACAAAGCTTGTTCGACCAACATTACCGTCAACGGCGACCTGACGATGGGTGATGTGACGTTGAGTGCCGGCAGTGTGGTCGTTTACGGCAATGTCTATGCGGCCGGCGCTGTCGGCGGCGATATCGTCGCGGCTTCCGGGGTTGTCATTGGCGATGGCTCTCGGCAGGTCGAGGTTACACTCAATTCGGTGGAAGCGATGGGCAATGTTGATATCGTCCTAGGCTCCCAGTCTAGTTTGTCTGTCGGAGAGATCAATACTGCCATCGGCAGCGTCGATATTACCTTGGGCAGCGGTTCCACGTTGGCAGTCGATGAGCTTCATTCTGCGGTCGGCAGCGTGTTGATGGATGGCGGCGGCGCTGCGATTGACGTAAAGAATATTTCTGCCGGTACGCAGGTGGAAATTACCAATGCCGGCAGCGTCAGCGTAGGTTCGGTGACTGCTGTTAAGGTGGATATCGAAGCGTTTGCCGATGTCACGGTCGATTCTTTCACGGCGACCGGCGGCAGCAGTTCGATCGTTTCCGAGTCCGGCCGGGTATTCCTGACGGATGTCTTTGTCAACGGTGTGTTTTCCGCCTACAGCGGCGGCGGCAATCTGAGCATTGCCGGCGGCGGCGAAATCTATGCGCAAAAGGGTGTCAATCTGGTCAGCGAAAACTGGATTCTGGTTGATGACCATGCGGTCATTTCCGCCGGACGCGGCTCCGATGTTGTGTTGCGCGCCGAGATGATCAATTTGTCTAACGCGCAGGTCGGAAATACGGACAAGACCAATATGGTGATGTGGACCGGCGACCTCAATGCTTTCGGCGACAATGCAATTTACGCCGGCGGTATTGAATTCGACAGTGATGCCTATATCAATGTCAGCGATTACTCGAGCTTGTTCTTCTACACCGGCCAGCGGGGAATTGAGTTGACCGGCGATGCTTCGCAGAGCACCGGCGAGGTGGTGTTCGATGTGAACAATATCACGGTGGCGGATACCGGGACGATCGGTTTCGTTTCCGACGGCGCGATTTCGCTGACCAACATTGCCGGCACGGCGGCCGACGGCATCCGCGGTACGCTGCTGGTCAACGGCAGCGATGTGATCATCAGCGATGTGGAATTCAATTATGCCAATCTGATTTTCGAAGGCAATATTACGTTGCGCGGCGATTTCCTGACGCAGCACGATGTCGATTTCCGCGGCAATGTCAAATTGGATGCGCCGGGACGGACGATTACGGTGACTTCCGAACAGGGGTCGGTATCGATGAGCGGCACGGTGGAAGCGCTGAATGGCGAAGGACTGGTGCTGGATGCCGAAACGTTCGCCCGCATCGGCAATATGCTGAATCTGAGCAGTCTGGAAGTGCACGCCAACGACGCCATCTATCTCAATGGCGTGGTTCGGACGACTGGTGCGATCACGTTGCACAATGATGTCGTGCTGGAGGGCGATTCCGGCCTGTATGGACAGAGCCTGCTGGTGGAAGGCGATTTGCAGATGGACCACAATTTGACGGTCAATGTCAATGACGGACGCATCGACGGTTCGCTGTACATGCAGAGTTCCCAGCCGTTGACGCTGGCGCTGACCGGCGCTCTGGCCATCGGCCAGGACGTGGTGCTCAGTTGCGCGGCCGGGGCGACCTTTACCGGTGGCCGGCTCGATATTGGCGGTGATTTCCGGTTCGACGAAGGCAGACTGGCGGTGGAAAACGGTTCGATCTGGATCCGCGGCAGCCAGAATTCTTCGGCGGATCGTTATTTCATGACCAATGGAAACGGCCTGGTATATCTCAACCTCACCGCCGGCAGCACCGCCGATCTCTACATCGGCGATGCGACGCATGTGACGACGGTCACTTTGACGGCGGCGCCGGGTGAAGGCAGTGAAATGATCGGAGTCGGCACCTTTACGCCGGTGACCGATGTCGGTACGCCGAATGGCGGTCCGCTGTTCAGTTATGACACGGTGGTCAACCGGGTGTGGACGATTGTCCGTGACGGCAGCGGTTTGGATCTGTCGATGACGATTACGCCGGACAAATCGGAAATCGGCCAGGGATTGGGCGATCAGGGCAAGTTGTTTGTCTACCGCGACGGCTGGAAACAGGCGGATGGCTTGGTGGCGACAGGCAGTTATGCAATCGGCCTCAATGAAAAATCGTTCGATGGACCGTATGCGCCGCACGGCTTGAATGCCTGGCAGTTCAATGATTATTCGATGCGGCTGCACGACATTATGCTGCCGCGTCCGAAACTGGATGAAGGCGAACGCAGTTGGCAGTTGATGTCGCAGGAGTGGCGTTCGCAGCTTGAAACCAATCCGCTTGGCGGCCAGGTGCCGCCGCTGGGGACGACCTACGATATGCTGCTGGCGGTGCAGGGCCGGATCAGTTTGACCGATGGTTTGTCGGTCTATGGTTCGCCGCTGGGGCCGGATGAGCTCGGAATTGTTGACCTGATGGATCTGGATGATACCAACAACGATCCGTTGGTGGAAGAGGCGACCGACGACAAAGCGGCGCTGGAAGCGTTGCTGTCGGAGTTGGCGGAACGGGAATATCTGCAGGAGAAACACCCGGCCTTCCGCAGTGATGTCGATCGGATGCTGGATATGATTCTGGCGTCGTAA
- the purM gene encoding phosphoribosylformylglycinamidine cyclo-ligase — translation MATTVKSDLYKSAGVDIDLAHSLLDRVKERIAATRRPEMLAPIGGFGGLFQLDLSRYRQPVLVSSVDGVGTKLMIAMQMNKFDTVGYDIVNHCIDDIAVQGAEPIYFMDYIGIGKLRSPLYEEVLFGIAEACKAAGCAVLGGETAEMPGMYGDDFDLVGMITGIVEKDKLITGEKIRPGYAAIGLKSAGLHTNGFSLARKILFDQCKYTVHTYLDRLGETVGEALLRPHICYWPAIRQALAAGLHLDGIAHITGGGLYDNVPRILPADVDVVFDRSAISTPPIFKLLVEAGQVDEVEAFRVFNMGVGMVWFLPQDDVAPALKICRDCGFTAEVVGEVIKGDCRVTIN, via the coding sequence TTGGCTACCACGGTAAAAAGCGACCTCTATAAGTCCGCCGGTGTGGATATCGACTTGGCGCATAGCTTGCTCGATCGGGTGAAAGAAAGAATTGCGGCGACGCGGCGGCCGGAGATGCTGGCGCCGATCGGCGGGTTCGGCGGCCTGTTTCAGTTGGATCTGTCCAGATACCGTCAGCCGGTTTTGGTCTCCAGTGTGGATGGCGTCGGAACCAAGTTGATGATCGCCATGCAGATGAATAAGTTCGACACGGTGGGATACGATATTGTCAACCATTGCATTGACGACATTGCCGTGCAGGGGGCGGAGCCGATTTATTTCATGGACTATATCGGTATCGGCAAATTGCGCAGCCCGCTGTACGAAGAGGTGCTTTTCGGCATCGCCGAAGCCTGCAAAGCGGCCGGTTGCGCGGTGCTGGGCGGCGAAACGGCGGAAATGCCCGGCATGTACGGCGATGATTTCGATCTGGTCGGTATGATTACCGGCATCGTTGAAAAAGACAAACTGATCACCGGCGAAAAGATCCGGCCGGGCTATGCGGCGATCGGTTTGAAATCTGCCGGATTGCACACCAACGGTTTCAGCCTGGCGCGTAAAATTCTGTTCGATCAGTGCAAATATACGGTACATACTTATCTGGATCGTCTGGGCGAAACGGTCGGCGAAGCGTTGCTGCGGCCGCATATCTGCTATTGGCCGGCAATTCGGCAGGCGTTGGCGGCGGGGTTGCATCTGGACGGCATCGCCCATATTACCGGCGGCGGGCTTTACGACAATGTCCCGCGGATTTTGCCCGCCGACGTCGATGTGGTGTTCGACCGCAGCGCGATCAGCACGCCGCCGATCTTCAAGCTGCTGGTGGAAGCCGGTCAGGTTGATGAGGTGGAGGCGTTCCGGGTCTTCAATATGGGGGTCGGTATGGTTTGGTTCCTGCCGCAGGACGATGTGGCGCCCGCCCTGAAGATCTGCCGTGATTGCGGCTTTACCGCCGAGGTGGTCGGTGAAGTAATCAAAGGCGATTG